From one Dermacentor andersoni chromosome 1, qqDerAnde1_hic_scaffold, whole genome shotgun sequence genomic stretch:
- the Tcs5 gene encoding EKC/KEOPS complex subunit TP53RK, with protein MMDAFDAVLFKQGAEARVYKGTYLGKPAVFKERFEKRYRHPDLDRLLTLERMRAEARALRKTRAAGVRVPPVYFIDLTSRIIVTGYIENAETVRERIVSLQSEEAAGRARSLEFLMDKIGEVVALLHKNHIVHGDLTTSNLMVQHREAASPLIYAIDFGLSFISETAEDKGVDLYVLERAFLSAHPGIESFFQRFLDSYSRNYPQKAASIRKKFEDVKQRGRKRAMVG; from the coding sequence ATGATGGATGCATTTGACGCAGTTCTCTTCAAACAAGGAGCAGAAGCAAGGGTGTACAAAGGCACATATTTAGGAAAACCTGCTGTTTTCAAGGAGAGATTTGAAAAAAGGTACAGGCACCCCGACTTGGACAGGCTGCTGACTCTTGAGCGCATGCGAGCTGAAGCCCGCGCTTTGCGAAAGACCAGAGCTGCTGGTGTGCGGGTTCCGCCTGTGTACTTTATCGACTTGACGTCGCGAATCATTGTGACAGGATACATCGAAAATGCCGAGACAGTCCGTGAAAGGATTGTTTCTCTGCAATCGGAAGAAGCGGCGGGCCGCGCGAGAAGCTTGGAATTTCTTATGGACAAAATCGGCGAGGTTGTTGCACTTCTGCATAAGAACCATATAGTCCACGGTGACCTCACCACTTCCAACTTGATGGTGCAGCATCGCGAAGCAGCATCTCCTCTAATCTATGCCATCGATTTCGGCTTGAGTTTTATTAGCGAGACAGCTGAAGACAAAGGCGTCGACTTGTACGTTCTAGAAAGGGCATTCCTGAGTGCTCACCCAGGGATCGAAAGCTTCTTTCAAAGATTCCTGGATAGCTACTCAAGAAACTACCCACAAAAAGCTGCGAGCATCAGGAAGAAATTCGAAGATGTGAAACAGCGTGGAAGGAAGCGAGCGATGGTCGGTTGA